The Longimicrobiaceae bacterium genome has a window encoding:
- a CDS encoding protein-L-isoaspartate(D-aspartate) O-methyltransferase, with translation MGGARRRLVELLREKGIRDLAVLRAFDMTPRHAFVPTGVRHRAYEDSSLPIGSGQTISQPSIHARYLETLGLKGGERVLEIGTGSGYQTVLLSHLVAQVFTIERIPALYTMAREAIARAGAKNVSMLLGDGTVGWREYAPYDAILVSAGGPSIPQPLVEQLADGGRMLVPVGPMAEQTLKLVTRRGDTVETRDVAPVRFVPLYGTHGWEQQ, from the coding sequence ATGGGCGGCGCGCGGCGCCGGCTCGTGGAGCTCCTGCGTGAGAAGGGGATCCGCGACCTGGCGGTGCTGCGCGCCTTCGACATGACGCCCCGGCACGCCTTCGTGCCCACTGGCGTGCGCCATCGCGCGTACGAGGACTCGTCGCTGCCCATCGGCAGCGGCCAGACGATCTCCCAGCCCTCGATCCACGCCCGCTATCTGGAGACCCTCGGGCTCAAGGGCGGGGAGCGGGTGCTGGAGATCGGCACCGGCTCGGGATATCAGACGGTGCTGCTGTCGCACCTCGTCGCGCAGGTCTTCACCATCGAGCGCATACCCGCCCTCTATACGATGGCGCGAGAGGCGATCGCCCGCGCCGGCGCCAAGAACGTCTCGATGCTCCTCGGCGACGGCACGGTGGGCTGGCGTGAGTACGCGCCCTACGACGCGATCCTCGTGAGCGCGGGCGGTCCGTCGATTCCACAGCCGCTCGTGGAGCAGTTGGCCGACGGAGGACGGATGCTCGTCCCCGTGGGTCCGATGGCCGAGCAGACGCTCAAGCTCGTGACCAGGCGCGGCGACACGGTCGAGACGAGAGACGTGGCACCAG